Proteins encoded together in one Parus major isolate Abel chromosome 25LG2, Parus_major1.1, whole genome shotgun sequence window:
- the LOC107214667 gene encoding feather keratin B-4-like: MSSYGQLLSARCSSPCEVMCSQPYVDACSEPCVASCGESRAIVYAPPVVVTFPGPIISSCPTESIVGSSIPEIGGGMGSGGGGMGSGGGGMGSGGGMGSGGGGMGSGGGSCGGGMSRLESLYRGSYFSGYGRNYYPYFSRGYYRYRYGNYGPF; this comes from the exons ATGTCGTCCTATGGCCAACTGCTCAGCGCCCGCTGCTCTTCGCCCTGCGAGGTGATGTGTAGCCAACCCTACGTCGACGCCTGCAGCGAGCCCTGCGTCGCTTCCTGCGGAGAATCCCGAGCCATCGTCTACGCCCCGCCCGTGGTCGTGACATTCCCGGGGCCCATCATCAGCTCCTGCCCCACGGAGAGCATCGTTGGGTCGTCCATCCCCGAAATCGGCGGGGGGATGGGGTCTGGAGGGGGCGGGATGGGATCTGGAGGCGGCGGGATGGGATCTGGAGGAGGGATGGGGTCTGGAGGTGGTGGGATGGGGTCTGGAG GCGGCTCCTGCGGGGGTGGGATGTCACGTCTGGAGAGCCTCTACCGCGGCTCCTATTTCTCAGGCTACGGCAGGAATTATTATCCCTATTTTTCCCGAGGGTACTACAGGTATCGCTACGGGAACTACGGGCCTTTTTAA
- the LOC107214617 gene encoding feather keratin 4-like: MSNVGSECLQSCEVACSQPCAYSRSLEPCVASCGDSRAVVFPPPVVITFPGPTLATCSQESIVGASHPMVLGDPVPYISDESYGVGGSFGPGGIAGAGGSFGSRSSFSYGSSSGIGSAFGRGGSFGSGMQNSWGSCGYGGVLGANGSFGSGGAFVSGASPAKVGSCYGLRSRRSRLGNWGSC, from the coding sequence ATGTCGAACGTTGGCTCCGAGTGCCTGCAGAGCTGCGAGGTGgcctgttcccagccctgtgcctaCAGCAGGAGCCTGGAGCCCTGCGTTGCCTCCTGTGGCGATTCCAGAGCCGTGGTGTTCCCTCCTCCCGTCGTCATCACCTTCCCGGGCCCCACTCTCGCCACCTGCTCCCAGGAGAGCATTGTGGGCGCTTCCCACCCCATGGTTCTTGGTGATCCGGTCCCATACATCTCCGATGAATCCTATGGAGTGGGGGGCTCCTTTGGGCCTGGGGGCATTGCAGGGGCGGGAGGCTCCTTCGGATCCAGGAGCTCCTTTAGCTACGGAAGCTCCTCGGGGATCGGGAGTGCCTTTGGGCGTGGGGGCTCCTTTGGCTCTGGAATGCAGAATTCCTGGGGGTCCTGTGGGTACGGGGGCGTGCTGGGGGCGAACGGTTCCTTCGGATCTGGGGGTGCCTTTGTCTCCGGAGCCTCCCCGGCAAAGGTGGGCTCCTGTTATGGCCTGAGGTCCCGCAGGAGCCGCCTGGGGAACTGGGGCTCATGCTAA
- the LOC109022969 gene encoding claw keratin-like codes for MNCISSRCLPGCEVACPEPCAYSRGLGPCVASCGDSTALVYAPPVWITFPGPILSSCPQESIVASSLPQPSGGSSYGSGMGGSSGGLSRIGGSYGSGGSYGSGGSYGSGGSYGSGGSYGCGSSSVGVSGRGGSSGCGASSSGGCFLRKFYTSSSSRGSRLGN; via the coding sequence ATGAACTGCATCAGCTCCCGGTGCCTGCCCGGCTGCGAGGTGGCCTGTCCTGAGCCCTGTGCCTACAGCAGAGGCCTCGGGCCCTGCGTGGCCTCCTGTGGGGACTCCACGGCTCTGGTCTACGCCCCGCCCGTGTGGATCACCTTTCCTGGCCCCATCCTGAGCTCCTGCCCCCAGGAAAGCATCGTGGcctcatccctgccccagccctccGGTGGCTCCTCATACGGCTCGGGGATGGGAGGCTCCTCTGGTGGCCTGTCAAGAATTGGGGGCTCCTATGGATCTGGGGGCTCCTATGGATCTGGGGGTTCCTATGGATCTGGGGGCTCCTATGGTTCTGGGGGCTCCTATGGATGTGGGAGTTCTTCCGTGGGTGTCTCAGGAAGGGGGGGTTCCTCTGGATGTGGGGCTTCCTCCTCGGGGGGCTGCTTCCTCAGGAAGTTctacaccagcagcagcagccgtgGATCCCGcctgggaaactga
- the LOC107214618 gene encoding keratin, type I cytoskeletal 9-like encodes MMSSGCSSPCEVSCPQPYADAWSQPCVTSCGDSRAVVYPPPVVITFPGPILSSCPQESIVGTSFPSGAMGSSGSGGAIGGSYGGGSTGGIGGSYGGGSTGGIGGSFGGGSTGGSYGGGSFGGSYGGGSSGGSFGSGGSFGGGRSFGSRRTFGSSMGHLGGSCGGGSSFGGGSFGGGSCGGGSYGGGSYGGGSSSSRRFGGGNCGSFYF; translated from the coding sequence ATGATGAGCAGCGGCTGCTCGTCGCCGTGCGAGgtgtcctgtccccagccctaCGCGGACgcctggagccagccctgcgTCACCTCCTGCGGGGACTCGCGGGCCGTGGTCTACCCTCCGCCCGTGGTCATCACCTTCCCGGGGcccatcctcagctcctgcccgCAGGAGAGCATCGTGGGCACCTCCTTCCCGTCGGGGGCCATGGGATCCTCTGGATCCGGGGGTGCCATTGGGGGCTCCTACGGAGGCGGCTCCACGGGGGGAATTGGGGGCTCCTACGGAGGCGGCTCCACGGGGGGAATTGGGGGCTCCTTTGGGGGCGGCTCCACGGGGGGATCCTACGGAGGCGGTTCCTTTGGTGGATCCTATGGAGGCGGCTCCTCTGGTGGATCCTTTGGCTCCGGGGGCTCCTTTGGAGGGGGCAGATCCTTTGGGAGCAGAAGAACCTTTGGCTCCTCCATGGGGCACTTGGGGGGCTCCTGCGGTGGGGGCAGCTCCTTTGGGGGCGGCTCCTTTGGGGGCGGCTCCTGCGGAGGGGGTTCCTATGGAGGGGGTTCCTATGGagggggcagctccagctccaggaggtTTGGAGGAGGAAACTGTGGctccttttatttctga